The window TTCCGGTCCTCGAGACCTCCTCCCGCAGGGCGGAAGCAGGCAAGCCACGTCACGCGAAGCGCTTCGCCGCCTGGCGCTGGTCCGCGATCATCTTGGCGAGGTCGAGCCCGACGGGGTGCCCGTCCTCCACGCGCCAGCGTCCGCCCACCATCACCCGGTCGGCGCGGTTGGCGTTGCACAGCACCAGTGCCGCCACGGGGTCGTGCGCGCCGGCGAAGCGCGTCTCGTCGAGGGTGAAGAGCGCGAGATCGGCCTGCATCCCCGGCGCGATCCGGCCGACGTCGTCGCGGCCGAGGCAGCGCGCCGAACCCTCGGTGCCCCAGCGGATCACGTCGCGGTGGCTGACGCGCTCGGCGCCGTAGCGCAGCCGGCCGATCATCAGCGCCTGGCGCAGCGCTTCCATCATGTTGGAAGCGTCGTTGGAGGCCGAGCCGTCGACGCCGAGGCCGACGGGCGCGCCGGCCGCCTCCAGTTCGACGGTGCGGCAGATGCCGGAGGCCAGCACCATGTTGGAGGCCGCGCAGTGGCACACGCCGACGCCGTGGCGGCCGAGGCGCGCCACCTCCGCGTCGTCGAAGTGGATGCCGTGCGCCACCCAGGTGCGGGGCACGAGCCAGCCGTTGCGCTCCAGGAGGTCGACCGGCCGGCAGCCGTAGCGGGCCACGCAGAAGGCCTCCTCGTCGGCGGTCTCGGCGAGGTGGGTGTGGAGCGCGCAGTCGTGCCGCTCGGCGAGCGCCGCGGTCTCGCGCATCAGCCGCTCGGTGACGGTGAAGGGCGAGCAGGGCGCGAGGCCGATGCGGATGTCCGCGCCGCGCCTGGGATCGTGGAACAGGTTCAGCACCCGCTCGCTGTCCCGCAGGATCGCGTCCTCGTCCTGCACCACGGAGTCGGGCGGCAGGCCACCGTCCTTCTCGGACAGGTTCATCGAGCCCCGCGTCACCGTCATGCGCAGGCCGACATCGCGCGCGGCCTCCACCTCGATGTCGACGGCCTGCTCCAGGCCGGCCGGGTAGAGGTAGTGGTGGTCGGCCGCGGTGGTGCAGCCCGACATGAGCAGTTCGACGAGCGCGATGCGGGTGGCGGCGCGCAGGTCCTCGGGGGTCAGCCGCGCCCAGAGCGGGTAGAGCGCCTTCAGCCAGGGGAACAGCGGCTTGTCGATGGCCGCGGGATGGGCGCGCGTGAGCGTCTGGTAGAAGTGGTGGTGCGTGTTGATGAGGCCCGGCAGCACAACGTGGCGCGACGCGTCGAAGACCCGCGCCGGCGCGCTCGGCTCGGCGCCGGCCGGCACCAGCTCGGCGATCGTCCGCCCCTCGACCACGAGGCCGCGCTCGGCGCCATCGGCGACGATGGCCAGCGGGTCCTTGATCCAGAGGCGGTCGGCGGCGGGGCTCAATAGCTCACCTTGTCGGTCTTCTCGGCCCAGGCGTGGAAGCAGGCCTCAGCTTCGGGCATGGCGAGGTGGCGCGTCGGCATGCGCCGATCCAGCGGGGGCTTCGGCACCTCGTCGTAGAGGAAGGCGTCGTCGAAGCCGATGGCGGCGGCCTGGTGGCGCGTGTTGGCGAAGACGAGCCGGTCGAGCCGCGCCCAGTAGATGGCGGAGAGGCACATCGGGCACGGCTCGCAACTCGAATAGATCGTCGCCCCTGCGAGGCTGAAGTCGTCCACGGCCGCGCAGGCGCGTCGGATCGCCGTGACCTCGGCGTGGGCGGTCGGGTCCTTGGCGGAGGTGACGGCGTTCCAGCCCTCGGCCAGGACGGCGCCGTCCCGCACGATCACGGCGCCGAAGGGCCCGCCGAGGCCGGCCTCCATGCGCGAGCGCGACAGGGCGACCGCCTGGGCCAGGAACCGCGCGTCCTCGTCGTCCGTCGTCATCGCTGCTCTCCTGCCGATACCGTCGCCCGGATCGGGCGGCGGCGCAATCGTCGGGCAGCGAGGGAGCGACCTCAGCTCACCACTCGCCCGTGTTCTTCATCGAGGCCCAGGGCTCGGCCGGCTTCTTGGGACCGCCCTTCTGGAGCAGCTCCAGCGAGATGTCGTCCGGCGTGCGCACGAAGGCCATGTGGCCGTCGCGGGGCGGGCGGTTGATGGTCACGCCGGCGTCCATCAGCTTCTGGCAGAGGGCGTAGATGTCGTCGACCTCGTAGGCGAGGTGGCCGAAGTTGCGGCCGCCCCTGTAGTCCTCGGGATCCCAGTTGTGGGTCAGCTCGACCAGCGGCGCCTTGTCGGTGCGGCCGCTCTCCACGTCCTCCGAGGCGGCCAGGAACACGAGGGTGAACCGCCCCTTCTCGTTGTCGATGCGGCGCGTCTCGGTCATGCCGAGCAGCGTTTCGAAGAAGTGCAGCGTCTTGTCGAGATCCGTGACGCGGATCATCGTGTGCAGGTATCGCATGGCGGAACGGCCTCCGGTGTGGATCGCGGTCCGCAAACGCGGTCCCGCCGCGAAAGATGCCGGCTCGGTGAACCGCCGATGAAGCCGCGGCTCAGGCCGGATTCAGGCGGCGAAGCTTAGGAAAGGCTCAACGAAGCGGCCGACCCGGAGGCCGACCGCGCGGGAGAACCTTTCCATGCAGACCTTCGTCACCTCCACCCGCGGCGCCTTCAGGACGGCCCTCACGGCCGGCACCGTCGCCCTCACGGTCGCGGGCGCAACCGTCGCCACCGCGGCCCCGGCCGCGGCCTTCGTCCGCCACGGCGGCGGATTTCACGGCGGCGGGTTCCACCATCTCGGAGGCTTCCACCACGGCGGCTTCCATCGCTTCGGCGGCTTCGGCGGCGCGCGCTTCGGCGGCTTCCACCGCTTCGGCTACGGCTACGGCCGGCACTTCGGCGGCTACGGCTTCCGGCGCGGCATCGTCGGCACCCGCACCTTCGGGGTCCGCCGCTTCGCCTACGGCGTCGGCCTGCCGTTCTACGGCTACGGCTATCGCGTCTGCCCGATCGGGCGCCACTTCGTGCCGGGCCTCGGTTGCCGCCTGAACGCCGTCTACGGCTACCGCACCTTCGGCTATCGCCCCTACGTCTACGGGGTGCGGCCCGCGTTCGGCTACGGGTTCCGTCACTACGGCTACGTCCGGCACTTCGGCGGCTACGGGTTCGGCCACGGCTTCCGTCACGGCTTCGGGGGCTTCCACCACGCCGGCTTCGGCCACCACGGAGGCTTCCGCCATCACGGCGGGTCCGGCCACGGCGGCGGCCACTTCCGTCACCGCTGAGCCCGTCACATCGCGGCGAGCGCCTCGCCGCGGTGGATCGCTTCCGCCTCGGCGGTGAAGCCGCCGCCGGAGCCGTGCAGCACCAGCGGGGCCCCGATGCGCAGCGGCGCCCGGCTGCCCTTGATCCCCGCGAGCAGGATGCGGTGCGCGTCGGCTCCCTCGCGCGGCAGCACGGGCCGCACCGCGACCGCGCCGAGCCGCCCGTCGCAGGCCGCGAGCAGTGCCGGCAGGGCGTCCGGGCGATGGATCATCACGAGCCGCCCCTTCGGGGCGAGCAGCGCCGCGGCGGCGGCGAGCCAGTCGCCGTGGCCGCGCGGCCCGGCCACGTGGGCGGTGGCGCGCGCCGCGTTCGGCGAGGCCCGCACCGCGCCGGCCGCGAAGAACGGCGGGTTGGTGACCACCAGCGACGCCGCCTCGGCCCGCAGCGCCGCGGGGCGTTCGGCGGCGCGGGCGAAGAGGTCGGCCTCCACCACGGCCACCCGGTCCCCGACGCCGTTGAGCGCGGCGTTGTGGCGCGCGAGATCCGCCGCGGCCGCGTCGGCTTCGAGCAGCAGCCCGCAGGCGTCCGGGCAGCGCAGCGCCAGCGCCAGCCCCGCCGTGCCCACCCCGGCTCCGACGTCGACGAAGGCGTCCCCCGGCGCGATCGCGGCCGCGGCGGCGAGCAGCACGGCGTCGGTGCCGGCGCGATGGCCCGCGGGCGCCTGCAGCAGCGCGAGTCGGCCGCCGAGCAGCCGGTCCGGCTCAGGCACGGCGCAGCTCTTCGCCGAAGCCCGCGTCGGTGAGCAGGCGCCGCGCGCGGGATTCGGCGTCGCGCTCGACCATGATCCGGCGCGCCAGGAAGCCCGCCGACCCCTCGATCACGCTCATGTGCTGGTCGGCGATGAAATGAGCGATGCGCGACTCCTCCAGGATCGCCGACACCACCGAGATCAGGACGATGTCGTTGGTGCGCATGATCTCGATCATCTGGAACGCGGTCTCGTTCTGCGGCGTCTTCGGCCCGGCGAAACTCTCGGCCGCCCGGACACCCCGCCGCGCCGTTTAGCGCTGTTGCGGCAGGGCTACCCCGGCCTTATGGTCCGCGCGCGCATCAGTGACAAGGAAGTGTGCCTTTGGGCGTGGTGATCCCCCTCGGTGAAACGGCCCAGGAGGCCGGCATCGGCAAGCTCTGGTCCCTCGTGCGGGCCGACATGGAACGGGTCAATCAGGCCATCGTGGCCCGGACCGGCTCCGACGTGGCCATGATCCCCGAGGTCGCCAACCACCTCATCGAGTCGGGCGGCAAGCGCCTGCGCCCCATGATGACGCTCGCCGCGGCGGGGCTGTGCGGCTACGCGGGCGACGGCCACGTCAAGCTCGCGGCCTCGGTCGAGTTCATGCACACGGCGACGCTGCTGCACGACGACGTCGTCGACCAGAGCGACATGCGCCGCGGCAAGCTCGCCGCCCGCATGCTGTGGGGCAACGAGGCTTCCGTGCTGGTCGGCGACTTCCTGCTCGGGCAGGCCTTCCGCATGATGGTGGAGGTGGGCTCCCTGCCCTGCCTGTCCGTCCTGGCCGACGCCGCGGCGGTGATCGCCGAGGGCGAGGTCATGCAGATCTCGGCCGCCAAGGACACGGCGACGACCGAGGACGACTACGTCGCGGTGATCCGCGCCAAGACGGCGGCGCTGTTCGCCGCGGCCTGCGAGGTCGGCCCCATCCTGGCCGGGCGGAGCAAGGCCGAGATGGCGGCCTGCCGCGCCTATGGCACCAACCTCGGCATCGCGTTCCAGCTCATCGACGACGCGCTGGACTACGGCGGCTCCAGCGCCAAGCTCGGCAAGAACGTCGGCGACGACTTCCGCGAAGGCAAGATCACCCTGCCGGTGGTGCTCTCATTCCGCCGTGGCTCGTCCGAGGAGCGGGCCTTCTGGGTCCGCACGCTGGAGAAGGCCGAGATCGCCGAGGGCGACCTCGAGACCGCCATCGCCACGATGCGCCGCCACCGCGCCATCGAGGACACGATCGAGCGCGCCCGGCACTACGGCGCCATGGCGCGCGACGCGCTGGAGCTGTTCCCCGCGTCCGAGCACAG is drawn from Lichenibacterium dinghuense and contains these coding sequences:
- a CDS encoding 8-oxoguanine deaminase — translated: MSPAADRLWIKDPLAIVADGAERGLVVEGRTIAELVPAGAEPSAPARVFDASRHVVLPGLINTHHHFYQTLTRAHPAAIDKPLFPWLKALYPLWARLTPEDLRAATRIALVELLMSGCTTAADHHYLYPAGLEQAVDIEVEAARDVGLRMTVTRGSMNLSEKDGGLPPDSVVQDEDAILRDSERVLNLFHDPRRGADIRIGLAPCSPFTVTERLMRETAALAERHDCALHTHLAETADEEAFCVARYGCRPVDLLERNGWLVPRTWVAHGIHFDDAEVARLGRHGVGVCHCAASNMVLASGICRTVELEAAGAPVGLGVDGSASNDASNMMEALRQALMIGRLRYGAERVSHRDVIRWGTEGSARCLGRDDVGRIAPGMQADLALFTLDETRFAGAHDPVAALVLCNANRADRVMVGGRWRVEDGHPVGLDLAKMIADQRQAAKRFA
- a CDS encoding tRNA1(Val) (adenine(37)-N6)-methyltransferase — translated: MPEPDRLLGGRLALLQAPAGHRAGTDAVLLAAAAAIAPGDAFVDVGAGVGTAGLALALRCPDACGLLLEADAAAADLARHNAALNGVGDRVAVVEADLFARAAERPAALRAEAASLVVTNPPFFAAGAVRASPNAARATAHVAGPRGHGDWLAAAAALLAPKGRLVMIHRPDALPALLAACDGRLGAVAVRPVLPREGADAHRILLAGIKGSRAPLRIGAPLVLHGSGGGFTAEAEAIHRGEALAAM
- a CDS encoding nucleoside deaminase, which codes for MTTDDEDARFLAQAVALSRSRMEAGLGGPFGAVIVRDGAVLAEGWNAVTSAKDPTAHAEVTAIRRACAAVDDFSLAGATIYSSCEPCPMCLSAIYWARLDRLVFANTRHQAAAIGFDDAFLYDEVPKPPLDRRMPTRHLAMPEAEACFHAWAEKTDKVSY
- a CDS encoding DUF2007 domain-containing protein, coding for MIEIMRTNDIVLISVVSAILEESRIAHFIADQHMSVIEGSAGFLARRIMVERDAESRARRLLTDAGFGEELRRA
- a CDS encoding polyprenyl synthetase family protein, translating into MGVVIPLGETAQEAGIGKLWSLVRADMERVNQAIVARTGSDVAMIPEVANHLIESGGKRLRPMMTLAAAGLCGYAGDGHVKLAASVEFMHTATLLHDDVVDQSDMRRGKLAARMLWGNEASVLVGDFLLGQAFRMMVEVGSLPCLSVLADAAAVIAEGEVMQISAAKDTATTEDDYVAVIRAKTAALFAAACEVGPILAGRSKAEMAACRAYGTNLGIAFQLIDDALDYGGSSAKLGKNVGDDFREGKITLPVVLSFRRGSSEERAFWVRTLEKAEIAEGDLETAIATMRRHRAIEDTIERARHYGAMARDALELFPASEHRAALLEVVDFCVRRAN
- a CDS encoding VOC family protein, with product MRYLHTMIRVTDLDKTLHFFETLLGMTETRRIDNEKGRFTLVFLAASEDVESGRTDKAPLVELTHNWDPEDYRGGRNFGHLAYEVDDIYALCQKLMDAGVTINRPPRDGHMAFVRTPDDISLELLQKGGPKKPAEPWASMKNTGEW